Proteins co-encoded in one Acidovorax sp. 69 genomic window:
- the ybaL gene encoding YbaL family putative K(+) efflux transporter: MPHSVTLIHTVAAALGLALALGFLATRLRLPALVGYLLAGVVIGPFTPGFVADAAMASQLAEIGVMLLMFGVGLHFSFGDLLAVRKIAVPGAVVQMMVATALGMALATWWGWSLGGALVFGLSLSVASTVVLLRALETLGILDSYTGRIAVGWLVVEDLAMVLVLVLLPPLAGWLGGGAGVHQPDAAQVWRTLGWTLLQVGGFVALMLVVGRRLFPWVLWQVARTGSRELFTLCVVAAAVGIAFGSAALFGVSFALGAFFAGMVMRESEFSHRAAHESLPLRDAFAVLFFVSVGMLFNPAVLWERPLQVLAVVAIIMVGKTLAAAALVLAFRYPLNTALTVSASLAQIGEFSFILVALGSSLGLLPPEGGSLVLAGALISMALNPLLFHAIAPLQDWLRARSALARRLEQRDDPLAELPMSTDSRYLARQVVLVGYGRVGRRVAHVLSANDIPFVVAEQNRELVESLRADGIAAVFGDAVDPAVLIQAHIARAAMLVIATPDTLNVRQIIGTALTLNPAIETVVRSHSEDEARRLVQECSSTVAFLADEALAQSISRHVLERTQARDARSTAPAPLHGQA, encoded by the coding sequence ATGCCGCACAGCGTCACTCTTATCCACACCGTTGCTGCAGCCCTCGGGCTGGCGTTGGCGCTAGGATTCCTGGCGACACGTCTGCGCCTGCCTGCGCTGGTGGGATACCTTTTGGCGGGCGTGGTCATTGGGCCGTTTACGCCGGGATTTGTTGCGGACGCAGCCATGGCCAGTCAACTGGCCGAGATCGGGGTGATGTTGCTGATGTTTGGGGTGGGCTTGCATTTCTCTTTTGGTGATTTGCTGGCAGTGCGCAAGATTGCCGTCCCCGGGGCGGTGGTGCAAATGATGGTGGCCACGGCGCTTGGCATGGCGCTGGCCACCTGGTGGGGGTGGAGCCTGGGTGGGGCTCTGGTGTTTGGGCTCTCGTTGTCTGTGGCCAGCACGGTGGTGTTGCTGCGAGCGCTGGAAACGCTGGGCATTCTGGACAGCTACACGGGTCGCATTGCGGTGGGTTGGCTGGTGGTGGAGGATCTGGCCATGGTGCTGGTGTTGGTGCTCTTGCCCCCGCTGGCTGGGTGGCTGGGGGGCGGCGCTGGTGTGCATCAGCCGGATGCAGCGCAGGTATGGCGCACTCTGGGATGGACGCTGCTTCAGGTGGGTGGTTTTGTAGCCCTGATGCTGGTGGTGGGGCGCCGCTTGTTTCCCTGGGTGCTATGGCAGGTGGCGCGTACCGGCTCGCGTGAGTTGTTCACGTTGTGCGTGGTTGCCGCTGCCGTAGGTATCGCTTTCGGATCGGCTGCCTTGTTCGGTGTGTCGTTCGCATTGGGGGCTTTTTTTGCGGGCATGGTAATGCGTGAATCGGAGTTCAGCCACCGTGCAGCGCACGAATCGCTGCCGTTGCGTGATGCATTTGCCGTGCTGTTTTTTGTTTCCGTGGGCATGCTTTTCAATCCTGCCGTGCTGTGGGAAAGGCCTTTGCAAGTGCTGGCGGTGGTCGCGATCATCATGGTCGGCAAGACGCTGGCAGCCGCCGCGCTGGTACTGGCATTTCGTTATCCGCTCAACACAGCGCTCACGGTGTCGGCAAGTCTTGCGCAGATTGGTGAGTTTTCTTTCATCCTCGTGGCCCTGGGCTCGTCTTTGGGGCTCTTGCCGCCCGAGGGGGGTAGCCTGGTGTTGGCTGGTGCGCTGATTTCGATGGCGCTCAATCCCTTGCTTTTTCATGCCATTGCACCGCTCCAGGACTGGCTGCGTGCCCGCTCTGCGTTGGCGCGACGTTTGGAGCAGCGGGATGACCCGCTGGCAGAGCTGCCGATGAGCACGGATTCGCGGTATCTGGCCCGTCAGGTGGTCTTGGTCGGCTATGGCCGGGTGGGTCGCCGTGTGGCCCATGTTCTTTCAGCCAATGACATCCCTTTTGTGGTGGCCGAGCAGAACCGGGAGCTGGTGGAGTCGTTGCGGGCCGATGGCATTGCGGCCGTGTTTGGGGATGCGGTGGACCCCGCCGTGTTGATCCAGGCGCACATCGCCCGTGCCGCCATGCTGGTGATTGCCACCCCCGATACCCTCAATGTGCGACAGATCATTGGCACTGCGCTGACGCTGAACCCCGCCATTGAGACCGTGGTGCGAAGCCACAGCGAGGATGAAGCCCGCAGGCTGGTGCAAGAGTGCAGCAGCACCGTGGCGTTTCTTGCCGACGAGGCGCTGGCCCAGTCTATATCACGCCATGTGTTGGAGAGAACCCAGGCGCGCGATGCGCGGAGCACGGCACCTGCGCCGCTTCATGGGCAGGCATGA
- a CDS encoding M14 family metallocarboxypeptidase, whose translation MTLHTLLRRTSISTEAQPATPFARRLHWKASFTLTALLLAACGSTPLPPWPSSSTAQRPNAPAPLPRVQQGAAVPKPLGQLQQPQSAAIASPLPPPAPLVVQNEGPMAPPYGAAVAARFPNPPTSYSTPGLGLERRAFTTNAELGQWLRSLTDTAPKNGTRTKLLDIGMSQRGEPIQGLLVTRAKGTDPASLDASGRPTVVLIGQQHGDEPAGSEALLVISSELAQGLLEPLLDRINVVVVPRANPDGAEVSTRVTANGVDMNRDHLLLNTPEARALAQVINDYRPILVVDAHEYTVVGRYLQKFNAIQRYDALLQYTTTANYPEFLTKASQEWYHQPMVTALKAQGLTSDWYYTTSTNPQDKRISMGGTQPDTGRNVNGLKNTVSLLIETRGVGIGRMHIQRRVHSQVIAITSALRTTAERAANLEQVRSFVARDVSAQACHDQVVVEAAATPTQRDLDFLDPDTGADRSIRVDWNSSLTLRATKSRARPCGYWLAAGSTAAVERLRLLGLQVMRVAEPGSMLAETYRETAREMGDRQDVIGTIAGGAGIVRVQVSAVRSAIDAPVGSFYVPLNQPRANLAVAALEPDTQNSYFANRLIEDLGQAARVMANPALVFEETD comes from the coding sequence ATGACCCTGCACACACTCCTCCGCCGCACCTCAATCTCCACTGAGGCACAGCCTGCAACGCCCTTTGCTAGGCGCTTGCACTGGAAAGCCTCCTTCACGCTCACGGCACTGTTGCTGGCGGCATGTGGGAGCACCCCGCTACCTCCCTGGCCATCTTCCTCCACCGCCCAGCGACCCAATGCACCAGCGCCGTTGCCGCGTGTTCAGCAAGGTGCGGCGGTGCCCAAGCCGCTGGGCCAGTTGCAACAGCCGCAGTCTGCCGCGATTGCCAGCCCCCTGCCGCCGCCTGCGCCCCTGGTTGTGCAAAACGAAGGCCCGATGGCTCCCCCGTACGGAGCCGCCGTTGCCGCACGATTCCCTAATCCTCCAACGTCTTACAGCACCCCTGGGCTGGGCCTTGAGCGCCGTGCGTTCACCACCAACGCAGAGCTGGGCCAATGGCTGAGATCCTTGACGGACACAGCACCCAAGAATGGCACTCGTACCAAATTGCTCGACATCGGCATGTCGCAACGCGGTGAACCCATTCAGGGGCTTCTAGTTACCCGTGCCAAAGGTACAGACCCAGCCAGCCTGGACGCCAGCGGCCGCCCCACGGTGGTCTTGATTGGCCAACAACATGGCGACGAACCCGCGGGCAGCGAAGCCCTGCTGGTGATCAGTAGCGAGCTGGCCCAGGGCCTGCTGGAACCCCTGCTCGACCGCATCAATGTCGTGGTGGTGCCCCGCGCCAACCCCGACGGAGCGGAGGTCAGCACCCGCGTCACGGCCAATGGTGTGGACATGAACCGCGACCACCTGCTGCTAAACACCCCTGAGGCCCGCGCCCTGGCCCAGGTCATCAATGACTACCGCCCCATCCTGGTGGTGGACGCCCACGAATACACCGTGGTGGGCCGCTACCTTCAGAAGTTCAACGCTATCCAGCGCTACGACGCCCTGCTCCAGTACACCACCACGGCCAACTACCCCGAGTTCCTGACCAAAGCCTCTCAGGAGTGGTACCACCAGCCCATGGTGACGGCGCTCAAGGCCCAGGGCCTCACCAGCGACTGGTACTACACCACCTCCACCAATCCGCAGGACAAGCGCATCTCGATGGGTGGCACGCAGCCAGACACGGGGCGCAACGTCAACGGCCTCAAGAACACCGTCAGCCTGCTCATCGAGACACGCGGCGTCGGCATTGGCCGCATGCATATTCAGCGCCGCGTGCATTCTCAGGTCATCGCCATCACAAGCGCATTGCGCACCACCGCAGAGCGGGCTGCCAATCTGGAGCAGGTGCGCTCGTTTGTGGCACGCGACGTCAGCGCCCAGGCCTGCCACGACCAAGTAGTGGTCGAGGCGGCGGCAACACCCACTCAGCGCGACCTGGACTTTCTCGATCCCGACACTGGGGCGGATCGTTCCATCCGCGTGGACTGGAACTCCTCGCTGACTTTACGCGCCACCAAATCACGCGCACGCCCCTGCGGGTACTGGCTGGCAGCAGGCTCTACCGCCGCAGTGGAGCGCCTGCGGCTGCTGGGCCTGCAAGTCATGCGCGTGGCAGAACCGGGTTCCATGCTGGCCGAAACCTACCGGGAAACCGCTCGTGAAATGGGCGACCGGCAGGACGTGATCGGCACTATCGCTGGCGGTGCAGGCATTGTGCGGGTACAAGTGTCAGCGGTGCGCAGTGCCATCGACGCCCCCGTAGGGAGCTTCTATGTGCCGCTGAACCAGCCCCGCGCCAACCTGGCCGTGGCTGCACTGGAGCCCGACACTCAAAACAGCTATTTTGCCAACCGGCTAATCGAAGACCTGGGCCAGGCCGCACGCGTCATGGCGAATCCTGCACTGGTGTTTGAAGAGACCGACTAA